From Myxocyprinus asiaticus isolate MX2 ecotype Aquarium Trade chromosome 49, UBuf_Myxa_2, whole genome shotgun sequence, a single genomic window includes:
- the LOC127437970 gene encoding repulsive guidance molecule B-like, with translation MRCFSAVFLRLTVAEERNEKVLRLSRSLNADKQQLENSKQTEWIGMGRSGTLNLAKRQLWNWICLLMVSISLLLRPVCCQTCRIQRCNAEYVASFSSSGGLQEEVLPDVDYCIALRAYSLCTRRTARGCRGDLVYHSAVFRIKDLFAQHNCSSDGPTSSAKVPSTSRPPVVDVCNYESRVLASGPAAQQKKYGHCGLFGDPHLRTFRDEFQTCRVEGAWPLIHNRYLSVQVTNVPVVEGSSATATNKITVIFKSYHDCTEQKVYQATTEDLPSAFQDGTRSGGKGESLWIVEGSGGLGIRQVKIHARYLGTSIIVRQVGRYLTFAIRMPEDLAEENGGLQLCLHGCPRSEVIKAHILNRQQSLRPPRLMGGWYGEEDPGELQPGPSAHMDILERATTKCREMLQVEDVYFQSCVFDLLTTGDPEFSKAAYGALEDLKALPPSTLKLSSPRTPPVFNKGAVVMPSVFVALLLLLLLN, from the exons ATGCGATGCTTTTCAGCAGTTTTCCTTAGACTGACAGTGGCTGAGGAAAGGAATGAAAAAGTTCTCCGACTTTCTCGCAGCCTCAACGCAGACAAGCAGCAGTTGGAGAACTCCAAGCAAACTGAATGGATTGGCATGGGGAGAAGCGGCACTCTCAACCTGGCTAAGCGGCAGCTTTGGAACTGGATTTGTCTTTTAATGGTTTCTATATCCTTGTTACTCCGACCAG TGTGCTGCCAAACATGTCGTATTCAACGCTGTAATGCCGAGTACGTGGCTTCCTTTTCATCCTCCGGTGGCCTGCAAGAAGAGGTCCTCCCAGATGTGGACTACTGCATCGCTCTAAGGGCCTATTCCTTGTGTACTCGCCGCACTGCTCGTGGCTGTAGAGGGGACTTGGTGTACCACTCTGCTGTATTTCGTATTAAAGATCTTTTTGCACAGCATAACTGCTCCAGCGACGGCCCGACATCATCGGCCAAAGTGCCCAGCACATCCAGACCGCCTGTGGTGGATGTGTGCAACTATGAAAGTCGGGTGCTTGCCTCGGGCCCTGCTGCCCAACAGAAAAAGTATGGACATTGTGGATTATTCGGGGATCCTCATTTGCGGACTTTTCGGGATGAGTTCCAGACATGTAGGGTTGAGGGAGCCTGGCCACTCATCCACAATCGATACCTTTCAGTTCAAGTCACAAATGTACCAGTCGTTGAAGGGTCCAGTGCCACAGCAACCAACAAG ATAACAGTCATCTTCAAGTCCTACCATGACTGCACCGAGCAGAAGGTCTACCAGGCCACAACCGAGGACCTGCCGTCTGCGTTCCAGGATGGTACGCGTAGTGGTGGGAAAGGAGAAAGTCTGTGGATAGTGGAGGGTAGCGGAGGTCTGGGGATCCGGCAGGTGAAGATCCACGCTCGCTATCTGGGCACGTCCATAATTGTACGTCAGGTGGGTCGCTACCTGACCTTTGCGATTCGCATGCCTGAGGACTTAGCGGAGGAGAACGGCGGCCTGCAGCTGTGCCTACATGGCTGTCCACGCAGTGAGGTCATCAAGGCCCACATACTGAACCGCCAACAGAGTCTTCGTCCGCCACGACTCATGGGCGGCTGGTACGGGGAGGAGGATCCTGGCGAGCTGCAGCCAGGCCCCTCGGCACATATGGACATATTGGAACGTGCCACCACTAAGTGTCGAGAGATGCTACAAGTGGAGGACGTTTACTTCCAATCGTGCGTATTTGATCTTCTCACGACAGGTGACCCGGAATTCTCCAAGGCCGCATATGGTGCCCTAGAGGACCTTAAGGCACTTCCGCCCAGCACTCTGAAACTGAGCTCACCCAGGACTCCACCTGTTTTTAACAAAGGAGCAGTTGTTATGCCCTCTGTATTTGTAGCTCTGCTACTACTTCTGTTGCTGAACTGA